In Pseudomonas fakonensis, one DNA window encodes the following:
- the glsB gene encoding glutaminase B, with translation MQALLQEILDHVRPLLDQGHVAQYIPALAQVAPQQLGIAVQSLDGQLHCAGDARTPFSIQSISKVFSLVQAIGHSGEGIWDRLGYEPSGQAFNSLVQLEVEKGRPRNPFINAGALVICDINQSRYATASLSMRDFVRRLAANPRIVSDAVVAESEYQHRARNAAMAYLMQSFGNFHNDVDAVLRSYFHHCALSMSCVDVARAFAFLANSGYCPHSREQVLTPRQAQQVNAIMATSGLYDEAGNFAYRVGLPGKSGVGGGIAVVVPGRYSICVWSPALNASGNSLAGLRALELLSERMTGSVFSAVPQPAAAAVHDAL, from the coding sequence ATGCAAGCACTGCTGCAAGAAATCCTCGACCACGTCCGCCCGCTGCTCGACCAGGGCCATGTGGCGCAGTACATCCCCGCCCTCGCCCAGGTCGCCCCCCAGCAGCTGGGCATCGCCGTACAGAGCCTGGACGGCCAGTTGCACTGCGCCGGGGATGCGCGCACGCCGTTCTCGATCCAGAGCATTTCCAAGGTGTTCAGCCTGGTGCAGGCCATCGGCCACAGCGGCGAAGGCATCTGGGACAGGTTGGGCTACGAGCCGTCGGGCCAGGCGTTCAACTCACTGGTGCAGCTGGAGGTGGAAAAGGGCCGGCCACGCAACCCGTTCATCAACGCCGGCGCCCTGGTGATCTGCGATATCAACCAGTCGCGCTATGCCACCGCATCGCTGTCGATGCGCGATTTCGTCCGCCGCCTGGCGGCCAACCCGCGCATCGTCAGCGATGCAGTGGTGGCCGAGTCGGAATACCAGCACCGCGCGCGCAATGCCGCCATGGCCTACCTGATGCAGTCCTTCGGCAATTTCCACAATGATGTCGATGCGGTGCTGCGCAGTTACTTCCACCACTGCGCGCTGTCGATGAGCTGCGTGGACGTGGCCCGCGCCTTCGCCTTTTTGGCCAACAGCGGCTACTGCCCGCACAGCCGCGAGCAGGTGCTGACGCCGCGCCAGGCCCAGCAGGTGAACGCGATCATGGCCACCAGCGGGCTGTACGACGAGGCCGGCAACTTTGCCTACCGGGTCGGTTTGCCGGGCAAGAGCGGCGTGGGTGGCGGTATTGCCGTGGTGGTGCCGGGGCGCTACAGCATCTGCGTGTGGTCGCCGGCACTCAATGCCTCGGGCAACTCGCTGGCCGGGTTGCGGGCGCTGGAGCTGCTGAGCGAGCGCATGACCGGGTCGGTGTTTTCGGCGGTGCCGCAACCTGCCGCAGCGGCTGTCCACGACGCCCTGTAG